In Pseudonocardia sp. C8, one genomic interval encodes:
- a CDS encoding Lrp/AsnC ligand binding domain-containing protein, giving the protein MVQAYILVQTEVGKAAAVASEIGGLPGVISAEDVTGPYDVIVRAEADDVDELGRLVVARVQNVNGITRTLTCPVVKLS; this is encoded by the coding sequence GTGGTGCAGGCATACATCCTCGTCCAGACGGAGGTCGGCAAGGCGGCCGCCGTCGCCTCCGAGATCGGGGGCCTGCCGGGGGTCATCTCGGCGGAGGACGTCACCGGGCCGTACGACGTGATCGTGCGCGCCGAGGCCGACGACGTCGACGAGCTCGGCCGGCTGGTCGTCGCGCGGGTGCAGAACGTCAACGGGATCACCCGGACGCTGACCTGCCCCGTCGTCAAGCTGAGCTGA
- a CDS encoding D-alanine--D-alanine ligase family protein: MSSDRVRVAVVFGGRSSEHAISCVSAGSVLTHLDPERFEVIPVGITRDGAWVTGPSDPRRLAISGRELPEVDRDSDALVLPGEPGRGLVRLTGDSVGEVLAQVDVVFPILHGPFGEDGTIQGLLEMAGVPYVGAGVLASAVGMDKEFAKKLLRADGLDVADGVVLRPGTEIGFADRERLGLPLFVKPARAGSSMGVTRVTDPATLDAAIAAAREHDPKVLVEAAVPGREIECAVLEFPDGSVRASLPAELRYTGEFYDFESKYLDVSELDIPAKLDDEITDSVRWKAITAFRALDVQGLARVDFFVTDDGQVTVNEVNTMPGFTPSSAFPKMWAVTGLDYGELLTTLVETALARGTGLR; encoded by the coding sequence ATGAGTTCCGACCGGGTCCGGGTGGCCGTCGTCTTCGGTGGCCGCAGTTCCGAGCACGCGATCTCGTGCGTCTCCGCGGGCAGCGTGCTGACCCACCTCGACCCGGAGCGGTTCGAGGTGATCCCGGTGGGGATCACCCGCGACGGCGCGTGGGTGACCGGGCCGTCCGACCCGCGCCGGCTGGCGATCTCCGGCCGCGAGCTGCCCGAGGTCGACCGGGACTCCGACGCGCTGGTCCTGCCCGGGGAGCCCGGGCGCGGCCTGGTCCGGCTGACCGGTGACTCCGTGGGGGAGGTCCTCGCCCAGGTCGACGTCGTCTTCCCGATCCTGCACGGCCCGTTCGGCGAGGACGGCACGATCCAGGGCCTGCTGGAGATGGCCGGCGTGCCGTACGTCGGCGCCGGCGTGCTGGCGTCCGCGGTCGGGATGGACAAGGAGTTCGCCAAGAAGCTGCTGCGCGCCGATGGCCTGGACGTGGCCGACGGCGTCGTGCTGCGGCCCGGCACCGAGATCGGGTTCGCCGACCGGGAACGGCTCGGGCTGCCGCTGTTCGTCAAGCCGGCCCGTGCCGGGTCGTCGATGGGCGTGACCCGGGTGACCGACCCGGCCACGCTGGACGCCGCGATCGCCGCCGCCCGAGAGCACGACCCGAAGGTGCTGGTGGAGGCCGCCGTCCCGGGCCGGGAGATCGAGTGTGCGGTGCTCGAGTTCCCGGACGGCAGCGTCCGTGCCAGCCTGCCGGCGGAGCTGCGCTACACGGGCGAGTTCTACGACTTCGAGTCCAAGTACCTCGACGTGTCCGAGCTGGACATCCCGGCCAAGCTCGACGACGAGATCACCGACTCGGTGCGCTGGAAGGCGATCACCGCGTTCCGGGCGCTGGACGTGCAGGGCCTGGCCCGGGTGGACTTCTTCGTCACCGATGACGGCCAGGTCACCGTCAACGAGGTTAACACGATGCCCGGGTTCACGCCGAGCTCGGCGTTCCCGAAGATGTGGGCGGTCACCGGGCTGGACTACGGCGAGCTGCTCACGACCCTGGTGGAGACCGCACTCGCCCGCGGGACGGGTTTGCGGTAG
- a CDS encoding pyridoxamine 5'-phosphate oxidase family protein: protein MTLSPTTLSPTARSTLGRNRGRAATDRAELHAVLDEGLVCHLGFVRDGAPVVLPTAYGRAGDTLYLHGSTGARYLAGDTLPCCVTVTHLDGIVHARSVMHFSMNYRSAVVHGVARKVTDPDERWQALRAIVEHLTPGAWDHARRPDRRELAATAVFALDLTEASVKRRTGPPVDDEADVLADRAWSGVVPIRTVRGAPEPAPDLPGHHDVPAHLGCTDHRNG, encoded by the coding sequence GTGACGCTCTCTCCCACCACGCTCTCCCCCACGGCACGGAGCACGCTCGGCCGGAACCGCGGCCGGGCGGCGACCGACCGCGCCGAGCTGCACGCCGTCCTCGACGAGGGTCTCGTCTGCCACCTCGGCTTCGTGCGCGACGGCGCCCCGGTCGTCCTCCCGACCGCCTACGGCCGTGCCGGCGACACCCTCTACCTGCACGGATCCACCGGTGCGCGCTACCTCGCCGGGGACACCCTGCCGTGCTGCGTGACCGTCACCCACCTCGACGGGATCGTGCACGCCCGCTCGGTCATGCACTTCTCCATGAACTACCGCAGCGCCGTCGTCCACGGTGTGGCCCGGAAGGTCACCGACCCCGACGAGCGGTGGCAGGCGCTCCGCGCGATCGTCGAGCACCTCACCCCGGGTGCGTGGGACCACGCGCGCCGCCCCGACCGGCGCGAGCTCGCCGCGACCGCCGTGTTCGCCCTGGACCTCACCGAGGCAAGTGTGAAGCGCCGCACCGGACCACCGGTCGACGACGAGGCCGACGTGCTCGCCGATCGCGCCTGGTCCGGCGTGGTGCCGATCCGCACCGTGCGCGGAGCCCCGGAACCGGCCCCCGACCTGCCCGGACACCACGACGTCCCGGCACACCTGGGGTGCACCGATCACCGGAACGGGTGA
- a CDS encoding DUF3515 domain-containing protein, whose product MAVAIALPVLLALVVAGLGVYGRATAGPDTGPLALPARAAPQAADPRCDAVLAALPAELPGGAGSLPSRELDPAVPGARAWVAEPEPVVLRCGTERPAELVPTASLIVVNGVTWLPLPAPEGVPSRTYSAVDRGIFLELTAPPGVGPGPLQAVSDAISQALARS is encoded by the coding sequence GTGGCGGTGGCGATCGCGCTGCCGGTGCTCCTCGCGCTCGTCGTGGCCGGGCTGGGGGTCTACGGCCGGGCCACGGCCGGGCCGGACACCGGGCCCCTCGCCCTCCCCGCGCGGGCCGCTCCGCAGGCGGCCGACCCCCGGTGCGACGCCGTGCTGGCCGCGCTGCCCGCGGAGCTGCCCGGCGGGGCAGGGTCGCTGCCGTCCCGTGAGCTGGACCCGGCCGTACCCGGAGCGCGGGCCTGGGTCGCCGAACCGGAACCGGTGGTGCTGCGGTGCGGCACGGAGCGGCCCGCCGAGCTGGTCCCGACGGCGTCGCTGATCGTGGTGAACGGGGTGACCTGGCTACCGCTGCCGGCCCCCGAGGGCGTGCCGTCCCGCACCTACTCCGCCGTCGACCGGGGGATCTTCCTGGAGCTGACCGCGCCGCCCGGGGTCGGCCCGGGACCGCTGCAGGCCGTGTCGGACGCGATCTCACAGGCGCTGGCGCGCTCGTGA
- a CDS encoding PLP-dependent aminotransferase family protein, which produces MDVPPLTVDRDSGVPLAVQIADGLRGAAAGGALRPGDRLPSTRSLATALGVSRTVTAAAYDQLLAEGWAEGRVGAGTYVTAVPTAPPVPTALPVRTDPPVPTAPPAGPARRIPARAGRAPASPGVDPAAGPAGKPTGPGGGAPYPLDPGRPCVAALDRGMWRRAWRAAAEPDPDDAPRPDGLPEFHAAVTEHLLRHRGLVPAAVLGTAGSSAAVAELARLLPAGATVAVEDPGYRRAVSALRAAGLRIAPVPVDDDGLVVDAIPAGCVAVYTTPAHQFPTAVRMAAARRIALLDRARDENLLVIEDDYDGELRYDVAPLPLLAALAPEHVVHLGTASKIVSPTLGAGWVVAPEPVLAAWRDLRARTGTRPAPAGQRVFTALAAHGDLSRHLRRLRRELRARRDLVLAAARDAGWSAHGDPAGAHLVLRGPSEHERVALARDRGVDVRGLAGYHEGEPRTSGLVVGYAAGTRTDLVEALTRLTR; this is translated from the coding sequence ATGGATGTGCCGCCCCTGACGGTCGACCGTGACTCCGGCGTGCCGCTCGCGGTCCAGATCGCGGACGGCCTGCGCGGCGCCGCGGCCGGCGGGGCGCTGCGGCCCGGCGACCGGCTGCCCTCGACCCGCTCCCTGGCCACGGCGCTGGGCGTGAGCCGGACCGTGACGGCCGCCGCCTACGACCAGCTGCTCGCCGAGGGCTGGGCCGAGGGCCGGGTCGGCGCGGGCACGTACGTCACCGCCGTCCCGACGGCCCCGCCCGTCCCGACCGCCCTGCCCGTCCGGACGGACCCGCCGGTCCCGACCGCCCCGCCCGCCGGGCCGGCCCGGCGGATCCCGGCCCGTGCCGGCCGGGCGCCGGCGTCGCCCGGTGTCGATCCCGCCGCCGGTCCGGCCGGGAAGCCCACAGGGCCCGGTGGTGGAGCGCCGTACCCGCTCGATCCCGGCCGTCCCTGCGTGGCGGCCCTCGACCGGGGGATGTGGCGGCGGGCCTGGCGGGCGGCCGCCGAGCCGGACCCGGACGACGCACCCCGCCCGGACGGCCTGCCCGAGTTCCACGCCGCCGTCACCGAGCACCTGCTGCGCCACCGCGGACTCGTCCCGGCCGCCGTGCTCGGGACCGCCGGCAGCTCGGCCGCCGTCGCCGAGCTCGCGCGGCTGCTGCCCGCCGGGGCGACGGTCGCCGTCGAGGACCCCGGCTACCGGCGCGCGGTGAGCGCGCTGCGCGCGGCCGGGCTGCGGATCGCCCCGGTGCCCGTCGACGACGACGGGCTGGTCGTCGACGCGATCCCGGCCGGGTGCGTGGCCGTCTACACCACCCCGGCCCACCAGTTCCCGACCGCGGTCCGGATGGCCGCCGCCCGGCGGATCGCCCTGCTCGACCGGGCCCGGGACGAGAACCTGCTGGTGATCGAGGACGACTACGACGGCGAGCTCCGCTACGACGTCGCCCCGCTGCCGCTGCTGGCGGCGCTCGCGCCGGAGCACGTCGTGCACCTCGGCACGGCCAGCAAGATCGTCAGCCCGACGCTGGGCGCCGGGTGGGTCGTCGCCCCGGAGCCGGTGCTGGCGGCCTGGCGGGACCTGCGTGCGCGGACCGGGACCCGGCCGGCGCCGGCCGGTCAGCGGGTGTTCACCGCGCTCGCCGCGCACGGCGACCTGTCCCGGCACCTGCGACGCCTGCGGCGCGAGCTGCGCGCACGCCGCGACCTCGTGCTCGCCGCGGCCCGGGACGCCGGGTGGAGCGCGCACGGCGACCCGGCCGGGGCCCACCTGGTGCTGCGCGGACCGTCCGAGCACGAGCGGGTGGCGCTGGCCCGGGACCGCGGCGTCGACGTCCGCGGGCTCGCCGGCTACCACGAGGGCGAGCCCCGGACGTCCGGCCTGGTCGTGGGGTACGCCGCCGGCACGCGGACCGACCTGGTGGAGGCGCTGACCCGGCTCACCCGGTGA